A stretch of the Brevinematales bacterium genome encodes the following:
- a CDS encoding DUF134 domain-containing protein → MPRPQKCRRIGFRPGITFFKPAGVPVHQLETVALTLDETEAVRLGDLEGIYHEEAARRMNVSRQTFGNIIESARRKIADCVINGKALKIEGGNVQVAGAGFVCPSCGSEWADASAQCPKCGRETGHGSCCKKRHYKNLEE, encoded by the coding sequence ATGCCGAGGCCGCAAAAATGCAGACGAATCGGGTTTAGGCCGGGGATTACTTTTTTCAAGCCCGCCGGAGTGCCCGTGCATCAATTAGAGACAGTAGCGCTGACATTGGACGAGACCGAGGCGGTGCGTCTCGGCGATCTCGAGGGTATCTACCATGAGGAAGCCGCCCGCCGGATGAACGTATCCCGGCAGACGTTCGGGAATATTATCGAATCCGCGCGCCGGAAAATCGCCGACTGCGTCATCAACGGGAAGGCGCTGAAGATCGAGGGGGGTAACGTGCAGGTCGCGGGCGCGGGGTTCGTATGCCCGTCCTGCGGCAGCGAATGGGCCGATGCGTCCGCGCAGTGCCCGAAATGCGGGCGCGAAACGGGACACGGTTCATGCTGTAAGAAACGTCATTATAAAAACTTGGAGGAATAA
- a CDS encoding MBL fold metallo-hydrolase produces the protein MKIVTLIDNYTRKKGLTAEHGFSAYIETAKGGILFDTGQTGAVVANAERMGVDLRKLDAVVLSHGHYDHTGGLMKVLDINPRVQVYFKNDALLKKYKNNGEDIGLPFDPVRIPNPVPINIRANLEENIFIIPDIPVKYPENVHFRGFTTERGGTVSEDIFSDELFLLIEKDGYQHIITGCSHRGILNILDAASHESALPIGTVTGGFHMMGQDESEINAAIERMKDYRPLRIGVGHCTGIDGYVLMKNTFGADVFYNYAGMEIEL, from the coding sequence ATGAAAATCGTCACCCTAATCGATAATTACACCCGTAAAAAGGGGCTGACCGCGGAGCATGGGTTTTCGGCGTATATCGAGACCGCGAAAGGGGGCATCCTTTTCGATACCGGGCAGACAGGCGCGGTGGTAGCCAACGCCGAACGGATGGGAGTCGACCTCCGGAAACTCGACGCGGTTGTCCTGAGTCACGGGCATTACGACCATACCGGCGGCCTGATGAAGGTACTCGATATCAATCCCCGCGTTCAGGTATATTTTAAAAATGACGCGCTATTAAAGAAATATAAAAATAACGGCGAGGATATCGGCCTGCCGTTCGATCCCGTCCGTATCCCGAACCCCGTCCCGATCAATATACGCGCCAACCTGGAAGAGAATATCTTCATCATTCCCGATATTCCCGTCAAGTACCCGGAAAATGTCCATTTCAGGGGATTTACGACCGAACGCGGCGGCACGGTCAGCGAGGATATTTTCTCCGACGAACTGTTCCTGCTGATCGAGAAGGACGGTTATCAGCACATCATCACCGGCTGTTCGCACCGGGGTATCCTGAATATACTGGACGCCGCGTCGCATGAATCGGCTCTCCCTATCGGCACGGTGACCGGCGGGTTTCATATGATGGGGCAGGACGAATCCGAGATTAACGCGGCGATCGAACGGATGAAGGATTACCGCCCCCTGCGGATCGGGGTGGGGCACTGCACCGGTATCGACGGATACGTGCTGATGAAAAACACGTTCGGCGCGGATGTCTTCTATAATTACGCCGGAATGGAAATCGAACTATAG
- the carB gene encoding carbamoyl-phosphate synthase large subunit, giving the protein MPKRTDIKKILIIGAGPIVIGQACEFDYSGSQACKALKEEGYEIILINSNPATIMTDPDMADKTYIEPITVEYIEQIIAKERPDALLPTLGGQTALNMAVELYEKGILEKYNVEMIGAKYDAIIKGEDRELFRQSMDKIGIKVPENAIVHTLDEALKAVENIGFPAIIRPGYTLGGTGGGIAYNIEEFETIVKRGLDLSIKSEVQIDKSLIGWKEFELEVMRDTKDNVVIICSIENFDAMGVHTGDSITVAPAQTLTDKEYQILRDYSIAVIREIGVDTGGSNIQFAVNPANGDVVAIEMNPRVSRSSALASKATGFPIAKFAAKLSVGYTLDEIPNDITKETPASFEPTLDYVVVKIPRFTFEKFKEAKPVLGTQMKSVGETMAIGRTFKEALQKGLRSLERSLNGLDSKIDWANPPEAAELRRIITEKLTIPNEYRVLYVKDALKAGFTVDEIYRLSYIDPWFIEHINEILTAETEQVGKSLQWFDKDKMKEVKQLGFSDAQIAKFLGGHTSEHDVRTHRKSLGVLPTYKLVDTCAAEFQAKTPYFYSCYEDEDESFPTNRKKVMILGSGPNRIGQGIEFDYACVHCSMALREMGFESIMVNSNPETVSTDYDISDKLYFEPLTFEDVMNIYETEKPMGVVLQFGGQTPLRLALLLHREGVPILGTSPDAIDIAEDRDRFHKLIEQLGFLQPPSATATTVEASIETARALGYPILVRPSYVLGGRAMMIVYKESELLHYLDTEQEALMHGPILIDKYLENAQEIDVDACGDGETVVVAGIMQHIEEAGIHSGDSAMILPPLSIDRKHIDTIISQTIAMGKALNVIGLMNIQYAIKDDQVYFIEVNPRASRTVPFVSKATGVPWAKVATQVVMGRKLADMGHDKYIEPKHISVKEVVLPFNKFPEVDAVLNPEMKSTGEVMGIDDDFGHAFLKAEIASGMKLPVSGNILVSLNNISKDPCLSAIHKLSNIGYKILATGGTADYLKAHGVDCEIVKKLHEGRPNIIDEMKNGNIHLIFNTPAGEQAHIDDTYIRKTATLLRVPLVTTSQGIIAMADALEAQIKRGASVKALQEYFMSEK; this is encoded by the coding sequence ATGCCGAAACGGACCGATATCAAGAAAATTCTCATTATCGGCGCGGGCCCCATTGTAATCGGACAGGCCTGCGAGTTTGACTATTCCGGCTCTCAGGCCTGTAAAGCCCTCAAGGAAGAGGGCTACGAAATTATTCTCATCAACTCCAACCCCGCAACTATTATGACCGATCCCGATATGGCGGACAAGACCTATATCGAACCGATTACCGTGGAATATATCGAGCAGATTATCGCTAAAGAACGCCCCGATGCGCTACTGCCGACGCTCGGCGGGCAGACCGCGCTTAATATGGCGGTCGAGCTTTACGAGAAGGGTATCCTCGAGAAGTACAATGTCGAGATGATCGGCGCGAAGTACGATGCGATTATCAAGGGCGAGGATCGCGAGCTCTTCCGGCAATCGATGGACAAGATCGGGATCAAGGTTCCCGAGAACGCGATCGTCCATACGCTCGACGAAGCCCTCAAGGCGGTCGAGAATATCGGCTTCCCCGCGATCATCCGTCCGGGCTACACTCTCGGCGGAACCGGCGGCGGTATCGCGTACAATATCGAGGAGTTCGAGACGATTGTCAAACGCGGCCTCGACCTCAGCATTAAAAGCGAAGTCCAGATCGATAAATCCCTCATCGGGTGGAAAGAGTTCGAGTTGGAGGTGATGCGCGACACGAAGGACAACGTCGTCATCATCTGCTCGATCGAGAATTTCGACGCGATGGGAGTGCATACGGGCGATTCGATCACGGTCGCGCCCGCGCAGACATTGACCGATAAGGAATACCAGATATTGCGCGACTATTCGATCGCGGTCATTCGCGAAATCGGGGTCGATACCGGCGGATCGAACATCCAGTTCGCGGTCAACCCTGCGAACGGGGACGTGGTCGCTATCGAGATGAATCCCCGGGTATCCCGCAGTTCCGCGCTCGCGTCAAAGGCGACCGGATTTCCTATCGCGAAGTTCGCGGCAAAGCTCTCTGTCGGATATACTCTCGACGAGATTCCCAACGATATCACGAAAGAGACCCCTGCGTCGTTCGAACCCACGCTCGACTATGTGGTCGTAAAAATACCGCGTTTCACGTTCGAGAAGTTCAAGGAAGCCAAGCCTGTGCTCGGCACGCAGATGAAGTCGGTCGGCGAAACGATGGCGATCGGCCGGACGTTCAAGGAAGCCCTCCAGAAGGGACTCCGTTCCCTCGAACGCAGCCTCAACGGGCTCGACTCGAAGATCGACTGGGCAAATCCCCCGGAGGCCGCCGAGCTCCGCAGGATAATCACCGAAAAGCTGACGATCCCCAACGAGTACCGCGTGCTGTATGTGAAGGACGCGCTCAAGGCCGGGTTCACGGTCGACGAGATATACCGCCTCTCCTACATCGACCCGTGGTTTATCGAGCATATCAATGAAATCCTTACCGCCGAAACCGAACAGGTGGGGAAAAGCCTGCAATGGTTCGATAAGGATAAAATGAAAGAAGTCAAACAACTCGGTTTCTCCGACGCGCAGATCGCGAAATTCCTCGGCGGGCACACGTCCGAACACGACGTCCGCACGCACCGGAAATCGCTCGGCGTACTCCCGACCTATAAGCTGGTCGACACCTGCGCCGCCGAGTTCCAGGCGAAAACCCCCTACTTCTACTCGTGCTACGAGGACGAGGACGAATCGTTCCCGACGAACCGCAAGAAGGTGATGATCCTCGGGAGCGGGCCGAATCGTATCGGACAGGGTATCGAGTTCGACTACGCCTGCGTCCATTGCTCGATGGCGCTCCGCGAGATGGGCTTCGAGAGCATCATGGTGAACTCCAACCCGGAGACAGTTTCCACCGATTACGACATATCCGACAAGCTCTACTTCGAGCCGCTGACGTTCGAGGATGTGATGAATATATACGAGACCGAGAAGCCGATGGGCGTGGTGCTCCAGTTCGGCGGGCAGACCCCGCTGAGGCTCGCGCTCCTGCTGCACCGCGAGGGAGTCCCTATCCTGGGGACATCCCCCGACGCTATCGATATCGCCGAGGACCGCGACCGTTTCCATAAGCTGATCGAGCAGCTCGGCTTCCTCCAGCCCCCGTCGGCGACCGCAACCACCGTGGAAGCGTCTATCGAGACCGCACGCGCGCTCGGGTATCCGATCCTCGTCCGCCCGTCCTATGTGCTCGGCGGGCGCGCGATGATGATCGTCTATAAGGAGAGCGAACTGCTCCATTATCTCGACACCGAGCAGGAAGCGCTGATGCACGGCCCTATCCTGATCGACAAGTACCTCGAAAACGCGCAGGAGATCGACGTCGACGCATGCGGAGACGGCGAAACCGTCGTAGTCGCGGGCATCATGCAGCATATCGAAGAAGCGGGCATCCATTCCGGCGACAGCGCGATGATTCTCCCGCCGCTTTCCATCGACCGGAAGCATATCGACACCATTATCAGCCAAACCATCGCGATGGGCAAAGCCCTCAACGTGATCGGGCTGATGAATATCCAGTACGCGATCAAGGACGACCAGGTCTACTTTATCGAGGTCAACCCCCGCGCGTCGCGCACAGTCCCGTTCGTGAGCAAAGCCACCGGCGTGCCGTGGGCGAAGGTCGCCACGCAGGTCGTGATGGGGCGGAAGCTCGCCGATATGGGGCATGACAAGTATATCGAACCCAAGCATATATCGGTCAAGGAAGTCGTCCTGCCGTTCAATAAATTTCCCGAGGTGGACGCGGTACTGAACCCTGAGATGAAATCAACGGGCGAGGTCATGGGGATCGACGACGATTTCGGGCATGCGTTCCTCAAGGCGGAGATCGCGTCGGGGATGAAACTTCCCGTATCGGGGAATATCCTCGTCTCGCTTAATAATATCTCGAAGGACCCTTGCTTATCGGCTATACATAAATTATCAAATATCGGGTACAAGATACTCGCTACCGGCGGCACGGCGGATTACCTCAAGGCGCACGGGGTCGATTGCGAAATCGTGAAGAAACTCCACGAGGGGCGGCCGAATATTATCGACGAGATGAAGAACGGGAATATCCACCTGATATTCAATACCCCCGCCGGGGAGCAGGCGCATATCGACGATACCTATATCCGCAAGACGGCGACCCTCCTGCGGGTGCCGCTCGTGACTACGTCGCAGGGGATTATCGCGATGGCGGACGCGCTCGAAGCGCAGATAAAGAGGGGAGCAAGTGTAAAAGCGTTGCAGGAATATTTTATGAGTGAAAAGTAA
- a CDS encoding methionine adenosyltransferase, producing MFNRKYLFTSESVSEGHPDKICDQVSDGILDACLANDPDSRVACETFTTTGMVLVGGEITTKSIFDFQDIIRSIVKEIGYTRPEYGLDCDSMAVLNTVHKQSPDISQGVTATTSLFKEQGAGDQGMMFGFACKETPELMPAPISLANKLLLHASKLRKEGKVKWLRPDAKSQVTIQYEGYTPKRIDTVVVSHQHDDIFAKHDDMKQQIIDLIIMPVLESTGLLDKETKYFVNPTGRFVTGGPHGDSGLTGRKIIVDTYGGMGRHGGGAFSGKDPSKVDRSAAYMARYVAKNVVAAGLCERCEVQLAYAIGVPFPVSVMVHTFDTATVEEQKIEEAVKKVFDLTPGGIVKMLDLKKPIYTRTASYGHFGRPEFSWEKTDKADALKKEIK from the coding sequence ATGTTTAACCGTAAATATTTATTTACATCAGAATCGGTCAGCGAAGGGCACCCGGATAAAATCTGTGATCAGGTTTCCGACGGTATCCTCGACGCGTGTCTCGCGAATGACCCCGACTCGCGTGTCGCCTGTGAAACATTCACCACCACCGGTATGGTGCTGGTCGGCGGAGAAATCACCACAAAATCAATCTTCGATTTTCAGGATATTATCCGCTCGATTGTCAAAGAGATCGGATATACCAGGCCCGAGTACGGCCTAGACTGCGACTCGATGGCGGTACTGAACACGGTGCACAAACAGTCCCCCGATATTTCGCAGGGTGTGACCGCGACCACCAGCCTGTTCAAAGAACAGGGCGCCGGTGATCAGGGTATGATGTTCGGGTTCGCCTGTAAGGAGACCCCTGAACTGATGCCCGCACCGATTTCGCTCGCGAACAAGCTCCTTCTCCACGCGTCCAAACTCCGCAAGGAGGGCAAGGTCAAATGGCTGCGTCCCGACGCGAAGAGTCAGGTCACGATCCAGTACGAGGGATACACCCCGAAACGTATCGATACCGTGGTGGTCTCGCACCAGCATGACGATATTTTCGCGAAGCACGACGATATGAAACAGCAGATCATCGACCTGATCATCATGCCCGTGCTCGAATCGACGGGTTTATTGGATAAAGAAACGAAATATTTTGTCAATCCCACAGGGCGTTTTGTAACCGGCGGCCCTCACGGCGACTCCGGTCTGACCGGGCGCAAGATCATCGTCGATACCTACGGCGGTATGGGGCGTCACGGCGGCGGCGCGTTCAGCGGGAAAGACCCGTCGAAAGTCGACCGTTCCGCGGCGTATATGGCGCGTTATGTCGCCAAGAATGTCGTAGCGGCCGGCCTGTGCGAACGCTGCGAAGTCCAGCTCGCCTACGCGATCGGCGTACCGTTCCCGGTATCCGTTATGGTGCATACGTTCGACACTGCGACTGTGGAGGAACAGAAGATCGAGGAAGCGGTCAAGAAGGTGTTCGACCTAACCCCCGGCGGTATCGTGAAGATGCTCGACCTGAAGAAGCCGATTTACACCCGCACCGCGAGTTACGGCCATTTCGGCCGGCCCGAGTTTTCGTGGGAAAAGACCGATAAGGCCGACGCGCTGAAGAAAGAAATCAAGTAA
- a CDS encoding aminoglycoside 6-adenylyltransferase, whose translation MRTEREMLDIITDTAREDERIHAVILCGSRADKNALHDKYSDFDIVYIVRYIQSFTESDAWLDRFGERLIMQKPADFYNRPYDYNGNQNFIYLMQFTDGNRIDLTLSDISNIQTWIENREPQTVLLDKDEIMGLHDRDTVDFFNIRKPPAEEFRDCCNEFWWLCPSVVKGLYRKELVYLKFIMERYQLGMLLKMLEWKAGIDNDFSVSAGKFDRYLTKLLNTSDRDRLTLVFPNGEFDDIKEKFIQLCHFFHDSAITVSEYFHFDYKIKEAENVMEYIRASL comes from the coding sequence ATGCGAACCGAACGGGAAATGTTGGATATTATAACCGATACCGCCCGCGAGGACGAAAGGATACATGCCGTAATCCTTTGCGGTTCCAGGGCTGATAAAAACGCCCTGCATGACAAGTATTCCGATTTCGATATCGTGTATATCGTCCGTTATATCCAGTCTTTCACGGAATCCGACGCATGGCTTGACCGTTTCGGGGAACGCCTGATTATGCAGAAACCGGCTGATTTCTATAACCGTCCCTATGACTATAACGGCAATCAGAATTTTATCTATCTCATGCAGTTTACCGATGGAAACAGAATCGACCTGACGCTTTCGGATATATCGAACATACAGACATGGATAGAAAATAGAGAGCCGCAGACGGTATTGCTGGACAAGGATGAAATAATGGGATTGCATGATAGAGATACGGTTGACTTTTTTAACATAAGAAAGCCGCCCGCAGAGGAATTCAGGGATTGCTGTAATGAATTCTGGTGGCTCTGTCCAAGCGTTGTCAAAGGGCTATACCGGAAAGAATTGGTATACCTGAAATTTATTATGGAACGTTATCAACTGGGTATGCTATTAAAGATGCTCGAATGGAAGGCCGGGATTGATAACGATTTTTCCGTTTCCGCGGGGAAGTTCGACCGGTATCTGACAAAACTCCTGAATACCAGCGACCGCGATAGATTAACACTTGTTTTCCCTAACGGTGAATTTGACGACATCAAAGAAAAATTTATCCAACTATGTCATTTCTTTCATGACTCCGCGATAACCGTATCGGAATACTTCCATTTTGATTATAAAATAAAGGAAGCGGAAAACGTCATGGAATATATCAGGGCGTCGCTATAA